Proteins from a single region of Parambassis ranga chromosome 16, fParRan2.1, whole genome shotgun sequence:
- the LOC114448567 gene encoding m-AAA protease-interacting protein 1, mitochondrial isoform X2, translated as MQRIGRFAVGRGLGSLVCTAGIRASTRSKPPPVHWRRAGVGARPARPFTAETGQRLCRRRFAGDRHRLFSSQPGTDGPPRNRGHQPGISVALVYVSSKMSSGRYHELRGIVSHETVDYVEEKCKSLTTAQRKQLAVKMEDIIFVLPEDITVVFDKSDRKFCFVVMRFWFLSSYEGPDDPEATKIFKVASGEGGDPHKRIATAVYEFQRELTMGAYPDWKVTTVWHWHWKLAGVI; from the exons ATGCAGCGGATCGGCCGCTTCGCTGTGGGACGGGGGCTCGGCAGCCTCGTGTGCACGGCCGGCATTCGCGCCTCGACCCGCAGCAAGCCGCCGCCCGTACACTGGCGGCGGGCGGGCGTAGGTGCGCGCCCTGCGCGTCCTTTCACCGCAGAGACGGGTCAGAGGCTGTGCAGGCGGCGGTTTGCCGGTGACAGACACAGGCTGTTCAGTTCGCAGCCTGGAACGGACGGACCGCCGAGGAACCGCGGCCATCAGCCAGGAATCTCCGTG GCTTTGGTCTACGTCTCTAGCAAGATGTCCAGTGGCAGATATCATGAGCTCAGGGGGATTGTGTCCCATGAG ACTGTGGATTATGTGGAGGAGAAGTGCAAGTCCCTCACCACAGCTCAGAGGAAGCAGCTGGCTGTTAAAATGGAGGACATTATATTTGTGCTGCCAGAAGACATCACTGTCGTCTTTGATAAATCGG ATAGAAAGTTCTGCTTTGTTGTCATGAGATTTTGGTTCCTGTCATCGTATGAAGGTCCTGATGACCCAGAGGCTACAAAAATCTTCAAGGTGGCCTCTGGTGAAGGTGGTGACCCACACAAGAGAATCGCAACTGCAGTCTATGA ATTCCAACGAGAGCTTACAATGGGAGCCTATCCTGACTGGAAGGTCACCACGGTTTGGCACTGGCACTGGAAACTGGCCGGAGTGATTTGA
- the LOC114448567 gene encoding m-AAA protease-interacting protein 1, mitochondrial isoform X1, with translation MQRIGRFAVGRGLGSLVCTAGIRASTRSKPPPVHWRRAGVGARPARPFTAETGQRLCRRRFAGDRHRLFSSQPGTDGPPRNRGHQPGISVVGIPDPVTWIQCKITMYLINLCFEVDVNSVEFERGVKQALVYVSSKMSSGRYHELRGIVSHETVDYVEEKCKSLTTAQRKQLAVKMEDIIFVLPEDITVVFDKSDRKFCFVVMRFWFLSSYEGPDDPEATKIFKVASGEGGDPHKRIATAVYEFQRELTMGAYPDWKVTTVWHWHWKLAGVI, from the exons ATGCAGCGGATCGGCCGCTTCGCTGTGGGACGGGGGCTCGGCAGCCTCGTGTGCACGGCCGGCATTCGCGCCTCGACCCGCAGCAAGCCGCCGCCCGTACACTGGCGGCGGGCGGGCGTAGGTGCGCGCCCTGCGCGTCCTTTCACCGCAGAGACGGGTCAGAGGCTGTGCAGGCGGCGGTTTGCCGGTGACAGACACAGGCTGTTCAGTTCGCAGCCTGGAACGGACGGACCGCCGAGGAACCGCGGCCATCAGCCAGGAATCTCCGTGGTCGGTATCCCAGACCCGGTCACATGGATCCAGTGTAAAATCACAATGTATTTAATCAATCTGTGTTTTGAGGTAGACGTCAACTCTGTGGAGTTTGAAAGAGGAGTGAAGCAG GCTTTGGTCTACGTCTCTAGCAAGATGTCCAGTGGCAGATATCATGAGCTCAGGGGGATTGTGTCCCATGAG ACTGTGGATTATGTGGAGGAGAAGTGCAAGTCCCTCACCACAGCTCAGAGGAAGCAGCTGGCTGTTAAAATGGAGGACATTATATTTGTGCTGCCAGAAGACATCACTGTCGTCTTTGATAAATCGG ATAGAAAGTTCTGCTTTGTTGTCATGAGATTTTGGTTCCTGTCATCGTATGAAGGTCCTGATGACCCAGAGGCTACAAAAATCTTCAAGGTGGCCTCTGGTGAAGGTGGTGACCCACACAAGAGAATCGCAACTGCAGTCTATGA ATTCCAACGAGAGCTTACAATGGGAGCCTATCCTGACTGGAAGGTCACCACGGTTTGGCACTGGCACTGGAAACTGGCCGGAGTGATTTGA